One window of Streptomyces sp. SUK 48 genomic DNA carries:
- a CDS encoding DUF4166 domain-containing protein — MTAPASMFRTVLGDGFDRLHPELRRRFSVGLASGESCTGRGVMDRIWHGPAYVKPFLALGATRNILVPRAGRDIPFVIENVPYTDTFGRETVSFVRTFDLPGRPRRFDAQMVLSPKGDRILDYLGTHQHLASELHFAAEPDGSLLIRSGEHRFREGPVDVRIPELFGATAEVRESFDDTTGRFRIRVRVVNRRFGPLFGYEGSFTASYTDAGPRGTRPGLRPVREEARA; from the coding sequence ATGACCGCGCCCGCCTCGATGTTCCGCACCGTGCTCGGCGACGGCTTCGACCGCCTCCACCCCGAACTGCGGCGCCGCTTCTCGGTAGGGCTGGCGAGCGGCGAGAGCTGCACCGGGCGGGGCGTCATGGACCGGATCTGGCACGGCCCGGCGTACGTGAAGCCGTTCCTCGCCCTCGGCGCGACCCGCAACATCCTCGTGCCGCGGGCCGGCCGTGACATCCCCTTCGTGATCGAGAATGTCCCGTACACCGACACCTTCGGCCGTGAGACGGTGAGCTTCGTGCGCACCTTCGACCTGCCCGGCCGCCCCCGCCGGTTCGACGCCCAGATGGTGCTCAGCCCCAAGGGCGACCGGATCCTCGACTACCTCGGCACCCACCAGCACCTCGCCAGCGAACTGCACTTCGCGGCCGAGCCGGACGGCTCGCTGCTCATCCGCTCCGGCGAGCACCGTTTCCGGGAGGGCCCGGTGGATGTGCGCATACCGGAACTCTTCGGCGCCACGGCCGAGGTGCGCGAGTCCTTCGACGACACCACCGGACGCTTCCGGATCCGGGTGCGGGTGGTGAACCGCCGCTTCGGGCCGCTCTTCGGCTACGAGGGCTCCTTCACGGCGTCGTACACGGATGCCGGTCCCCGCGGCACGCGGCCGGGGCTGCGCCCGGTGCGAGAGGAGGCCCGCGCCTGA